GCGGTGCGCACCGTCCGAGAACTCGAACGCCAGCGTCGAGGCGCAACCGCCTTTGGCGAGTCGCGCGACCGGCGGCGGCGCGGCATCGAACACCAGCACCGCGCCTGCCGCCGCCAGCCGCTGATAGCCCCATTCGCGCGCCTGACGCAGCGGGCGGGTGCGAACGCCCGTCGCGGCGAGGATGTCGGCGATCTCGGCGCCCGGCACCGGGCCGCCGCCCTGGCAGCTCGACAGCCCGCCATCACCGAGGCAGACGCCGAGCAGCGCCGGCACGAGCCGGCCGAGCGAATCGGCGATCAGCGCGGGCGGTTCGATCCGGCGTGCCTCGTACACCGCGCGAAGCTGGGTCAGCAGCATGATGACATCGAGCTGCGCCTGCGGGCTGCGCGAGACGACGCCGCCATCTTCGAACAGCGACGCCGCCAGCGCACGCGCGAGCGCGGCCTCGCTGGCGATTCGGCGCGCATCGCCGCCGGGCAACAGCATCCCACCGGCCACCACGCCGCACAGCGTCGCGACTCGCGCCGCACCGGGCGCGACCTTCTCGGCGCCGCGATCGAGGTGGCGCGTACACCGCGCGAAGGCGTTGAGCACCGCGCTGCGATAGACGAGATCGGCCGAGGACAGGATCAGCGGCGCATGCGCGGACCAGGCGAGGATTCGCCGTGCGCACAGATCGGGCCGCCACGCCGGCTCGCTGACGATTTCGGCGTGCGCGGCGAGCCATTGCCGCAGGATCGCCTCCGCGACCGGCACCGCCTGCACGCGAGTCGCCACGGTCGAAAGGTCGCGCAGCCAGCCCGCGCTATGCAGATAGTCGGCGAAATCGGCAGAGAAATCGGGCTTGAGGAGATTGAGCGATTCGATTGCGCGAGTCTCGCCCCGGAAGGTCATCTGCCCGGCGAGCAGCGCCTTCCCGCGCTTCACATCGCCGAGAAACGGATCGTCGGGAACCGCGAGCAATTTGAGCGGATAGCGCCCCTTCAGCCGCAAACCGTGGATCGGCGTGCGCCAGGTCAGCCGGTGGAAATGTTCGCTGATGCGATCGGCCAGCGACAGCCCCTTGTCGCCATCGGCGCGGACCAGCCACTTGCCCTCGACCGAGTCGTCGCGTTCGCCGGTATTCGCGTCGTCGTGCGACGGCAGATCGTTCACGCGCCCCTCAGCGCCCGGATATTCTCGGCGTAGCGATCCGGTCCGCCGCGGAAGGTGGCGGTGCCGGCGACGAGCGCATCCGCGCCGGCGTTGATCGCGTCGCGCGCGGTCTCGACATCGATGCCACCATCGACTTCGAGGTCCACCTGGTAACCGCCCTTGTCGATCATCTGGCGCACCGCCGCGATTTTCCGTAGCGCGCTCGGGATGAAGCTTTGCCCGCCGAAGCCGGGGTTGACGCTCATCACCAGCACCAGATCGACCGAATCGATCAGATATTCGAGCGCTTTCGCCGGGGTCTGCGGGGTCAGCACCACGCCGGCGCGCTTGCCGAGTTTGCGGATGTGCTGGAGACTGCGGTGCGTGTGCGGCCCGGCCTCGACATGGATGCTGATCGTGTCGGCGCCGGCCTCGGCGAACTGGTCGAGATAGGCATCGACCGGCGCGATCATCAGATGCACGTCGAACGGCTTGGTCGTGTGCGCGCGCAGCGCCTTCACCACTTGCGGGCCGATCGTGATGTTGGGGACGAAATGCCCGTCCATCACATCGACGTGAATCCAGTCGGCGCCGGCGGCGTCGATCGCGCGCACCTCCTCGCCAAGCTTGGCGAAATCTGCGGACAGGATCGAGGGCGCGATGCGGACGGGCATTTGCATCGTCGAGGCTCTAAGCCCGCGGGCAAAACCCCGCAAGCCGCCTATCGCCCACGATGGTTACTGCGCGCGCCGCAGCCGGGCGATGAAGAAGCCGTCGTTGCCGCCGGGGGAGACCTGCCCGGGCAACAGCCGCAGCCAGCCGCTTTCGTGCGGCGTCACGCCCGCCGGGAGTTCCTCCGCGCGGACCGGGTCGATCGCATAGTCGGCATGCTCGGCGAGGAACGCTTCGATCCGAGTCTCGCCTTCCTCGCGTTCGAGCGAACAGGTGGCGTACACCAACGTACCGCCCGGCTTGACCCAGCCGGCGGCGCGCGTGAGCAATCGTGCTTGCGTCACCGCCATCTGCGCGATCACCGAGGGGCGGGTGCGGTAGAGCACGTCGGGGTGGCGGCGGAAGATGCCCGTCGCGCTGCACGGCGCATCGAGCAGCACCGCATCGACGCTTTCCTGCGGCGACCAGTGGAGCACGTCGCCGGTGATGACGCGCGCCTTGGTGTCGGTGCGCGCGATATTGGCGCGCAGCCGGGTGAGGCGCGCTTCGGAGGCGTCGACCGCGATCACCGACCAGCCGGCGTGCGCGAGCTGCATCGTCTTGCCGCCGGGCGCGGCGCACAGGTCGAGCGCCGTTCCGCTGCCCGTGCCGATCAGCCGCGCGGGCAGCGAGGCGGCGATGTCCTGAACCCACCACGCGCCCTCTTCGAAGCCGGGCAGTTCGGGGACATGCGCCGATTCGAGCCGGACATGGCCGGGCAGCAGCGAGGTGCCGCCGAGTCGCTCGGCCCATTCGGCCGTCGTCGCGGGGTCGGCGAGCGTCAGGTCGAGCGGGGGCGGCGCGGCGATGGCGTGTTCGGCCGCCTCGATCATGTCGTCGCCCCAGGCGGCGTGCCAGCGGATCGCGACCGGATCGGGCAGCGCCGGGATCTCGGGCAGGGTGTCGCCGCGCCGCGAGAGCGCGCCGAATACGCCGTGGACGAGCTTTTTCGGCCCGCCATCGACGAGCGGCAGCACCGTCGCGATCGCGGCATGTGCCGGCGTGCCGAGCGACAGCACCTGGACGAGCGCGATCCGCAGCACGAAGCGCGCCTTGGCATCCTCGGGCAGCGCGCGCGGCGTCGCCGAATCGATCAGCGCGTCGAGATCGGGCAGGCGGCGCAGCACCTCGGCGGCGATCGCGTGGGCGAGCGCACGGTCGTCGGCGCGCTCGATTCCCGCCGTGGCGCGGCCGAGCGCCGCTTCGAGCGGCAGCCCCTGCCGCAACACCGCATCGAGCAGCTTCAGCGCGGCACGGCGCGCGGGGACGCCGGGCGGGTCGGCGGGTTTGGGGGCATTGGACTGGGACGATTCGGCCACGGGTCTTGAACTCTCAGCTTGGGCGCGCGATCTGGGGAGTCCCGCACCAAAGGAGCCTCCATGAGCCGCCGACCGCCCCATGTGAAGCCACCCGCCCATCTTTCCAAGACCACGCCGGTGCCCGAACCCCAGCCCAAGGTCGAAACCAAAGACCCGCTCACGCTCGATCCGACCCGCTACGGCGACTGGACGCTGAAGGGCATCGCGGTCGATTTCTGAACGTTGATCGTCATGCCAGCGGACGCTGGCATGTCCGGGTGAGACGCGACCTGCTCGTCTTCGCGGAAGACCCCAGCGTGCGCTGGGGTAACGAAAAATTGGCTCGCGTCAGGCGTGTTCGCGCGTCAGCGGGCGGGCGAGCAGGGTGCCGATCACCGCGCCGACCTCGGCGCCCGCCAGCAATGCGGCCACCGCTTCGGAAACCGGCATCGCAACGTCAGCCGCCGCCGCTGCCGCGCACAGCACCGGGGCGGTGAACGCACCTTCGGCGACGGTGCGGCGATCGGCCATCAGCTCGGCCGCCTTACGACCTTGCCCCAGCCCGAGGCCGAGCGAGAAGTTGCGGCTGCTGGTCGACGAACAGGTCAGCACCAGATCGCCCAGCCCCGATAGCCCGGCGAGCGTCTCGGCCCGGCTCCCGCGTGCGAGGCCGAAGCGCGTCATCTCGGCGAAACCGCGCGCGATCAGCGCGGCGCGGGCGTTCTGGCCGAGCCCCGCGCCCTCGACCACGCCGCAGGCGATCGCGAGCACGTTCTTGACCGCGCCGCCGATCTCCGCGCCGATCACATCGTCCGAGGCATAGGGGCGGAAGGTCGGCAGCGCGAGCGCCTCGGCCATGCGCGCGGCGGCATCGGCGTCCGCCATCGCCAGCGTGACGGCGGTGGGCAGCCCGCGCGCGACCTCGCCCGCGAAGGTGGGGCCGGAGAGAACGCCGATCGGCGAGGCGGGATGCTCCTCGGCGGCGACTTCGCTCAGCAATTTGTGGCTGCCCGCCTCGATCCCCTTCGAGCAGAGTAGCAGCGGCTGGCCGTGCCTGGGCAGGTCGCGCAGCACCGCGCGGGCATGCTGCGCGGGGGTGACGACGAGGATCAGGTCGGTTTCGGCCGCCGCCGCCAGATCATCGCTCGCGCGAATCGCGGGGGAGAGTTCGACGCCGGGCAGGAACAGCGGGTTGGCATGGGTGTCGTTGATCGCCGCGACAACCTCGGGCTCGCGCGCCCACAGTCGGACGGTGTGCCCGCCCGCCGCCATCACCTGCGCGAGCGCGGTGCCCCATGCGCCGCCACCGAGAATACCGATGTTCACGCCTTCACCCCCGCGCCGCGCACCGCCTCTGCCGATGGATCGAGCGGCCAGCGCGGGCGGGCTGGCATGTCGAGCGGATCGGTGAGGCCGGCGGCGAAGCGTTCCGCGCCGGCCCAGGCGATCATCGCGGCATTGTCGGTGCAGAGCCACAACGGCGGCGCGACGAAGCGGAGCGCGTTGTCGTTCGCTAACTTCAGCAAACTCGCGCGTACCGCACCATTGGCGGCGACCCCGCCCGCGACGACGAGTGCGGTGGCGTCCTCGGCGCGGTGGAGCGCGCGGGCGGTGCGATCGATCAGGCAATCGACCACCGCCGCCTGGAACGAGGCGGCGAGATCCTCAGGCGACCATGTGCCCGCCGCATGCGCGCGCACCACCGCGCTCTTGAGGCCGGCGAACGAGAAATGCGGCTCCGCAGATCCCTTCAATGGGCGCGGCAGCGGCACCGCCTTGGGGTTGCCGAGCGCGGCGGCGCGTTCGACCGCTGGGCCGCCGGGGAAGCCGAGTCCGAGAATTTTAGCTGTCTTGTCAAAGGCTTCACCCGCCGCATCGTCGATCGTGGTGGCGAGCCGGCGGTAGCGCGCGACGCCTTCGACCAGCAGCAACTGGCAATGCCCGCCCGAGACGAGCAGCAGCAGATAGGGAAAATCGAGATCGGGATCGGCGAGACGCGGTGAGAGCGCATGGCCTTCGAGATGGTTGACCGCGACCAAAGGCTTGCCCGCCGCATGCGCCAGCGCCTTGCCGGTGACGAGCCCGACCATCACCCCGCCGATCAGCCCCGGCCCGGCCGTCGCCGCGACCGCATCGACATCGGCGAGGGTGACACCGGCATCGGCGAGCGCGCCTTCGACCAGCGGGATCAGCGCCTCGACATGCGCGCGCGCGGCGATTTCGGGGACAACGCCGCCATAGGGCCGGTGCGCGGCCTCCTGCCCGGCGAGCCGGTGCGACAGCACGCGACGATCCGAGGTGACGATCGCGGCGGCGGTCTCGTCGCAACTCGATTCGAGGCCGAGGATGAGCTTGGTCATGATCCGTTCGTCCCTAACGCTTCGTCGCACGCTTGTCGAAGGGCGGTAAAGTCCCTTACGGGCGTTGCAGAAACGGGCTTCGATAGGCTCAGCCCGAACGGAGTGGACGTGCCGTCAGTCTTTCGTATCGGAACCCGCGGTTCACCGCTCGCGCTCGTACAGGCCAATATGGTGCGCGATGCGCTGTGCGCCACGCATGGCTGGCCCGAAAGCCGCATCGAGATCGTCGTGATCCGCACCACGGGAGATCGCGTGCAGGATCGCGCGCTCGCCGAGATCGGCGGCAAGGCGCTGTGGACC
This genomic stretch from Sphingomonas panacis harbors:
- a CDS encoding heparinase II/III family protein — its product is MNDLPSHDDANTGERDDSVEGKWLVRADGDKGLSLADRISEHFHRLTWRTPIHGLRLKGRYPLKLLAVPDDPFLGDVKRGKALLAGQMTFRGETRAIESLNLLKPDFSADFADYLHSAGWLRDLSTVATRVQAVPVAEAILRQWLAAHAEIVSEPAWRPDLCARRILAWSAHAPLILSSADLVYRSAVLNAFARCTRHLDRGAEKVAPGAARVATLCGVVAGGMLLPGGDARRIASEAALARALAASLFEDGGVVSRSPQAQLDVIMLLTQLRAVYEARRIEPPALIADSLGRLVPALLGVCLGDGGLSSCQGGGPVPGAEIADILAATGVRTRPLRQAREWGYQRLAAAGAVLVFDAAPPPVARLAKGGCASTLAFEFSDGAHRIIVNCGGAHAGIAQLPTELTEGLRTTAAHSTLVVGDSNSTAVHSDGTLGRGVGEVELARQESENASRVEASHDGYARRFGFIHRRQLILTGDGRELRGDDMLLPAKKRGRVSANGFVIRFHLGVGIEVSPTADGMAALLRLPGGVLWQFRCRGGALAVEPSVWIDGQGRPQSTVQLVVTGDTPAGGTSVGWVLKRAG
- the rpe gene encoding ribulose-phosphate 3-epimerase, producing MQMPVRIAPSILSADFAKLGEEVRAIDAAGADWIHVDVMDGHFVPNITIGPQVVKALRAHTTKPFDVHLMIAPVDAYLDQFAEAGADTISIHVEAGPHTHRSLQHIRKLGKRAGVVLTPQTPAKALEYLIDSVDLVLVMSVNPGFGGQSFIPSALRKIAAVRQMIDKGGYQVDLEVDGGIDVETARDAINAGADALVAGTATFRGGPDRYAENIRALRGA
- a CDS encoding transcription antitermination factor NusB, with amino-acid sequence MGRSAAHGGSFGAGLPRSRAQAESSRPVAESSQSNAPKPADPPGVPARRAALKLLDAVLRQGLPLEAALGRATAGIERADDRALAHAIAAEVLRRLPDLDALIDSATPRALPEDAKARFVLRIALVQVLSLGTPAHAAIATVLPLVDGGPKKLVHGVFGALSRRGDTLPEIPALPDPVAIRWHAAWGDDMIEAAEHAIAAPPPLDLTLADPATTAEWAERLGGTSLLPGHVRLESAHVPELPGFEEGAWWVQDIAASLPARLIGTGSGTALDLCAAPGGKTMQLAHAGWSVIAVDASEARLTRLRANIARTDTKARVITGDVLHWSPQESVDAVLLDAPCSATGIFRRHPDVLYRTRPSVIAQMAVTQARLLTRAAGWVKPGGTLVYATCSLEREEGETRIEAFLAEHADYAIDPVRAEELPAGVTPHESGWLRLLPGQVSPGGNDGFFIARLRRAQ
- a CDS encoding DUF1674 domain-containing protein translates to MSRRPPHVKPPAHLSKTTPVPEPQPKVETKDPLTLDPTRYGDWTLKGIAVDF
- a CDS encoding NAD(P)H-dependent glycerol-3-phosphate dehydrogenase, producing the protein MNIGILGGGAWGTALAQVMAAGGHTVRLWAREPEVVAAINDTHANPLFLPGVELSPAIRASDDLAAAAETDLILVVTPAQHARAVLRDLPRHGQPLLLCSKGIEAGSHKLLSEVAAEEHPASPIGVLSGPTFAGEVARGLPTAVTLAMADADAAARMAEALALPTFRPYASDDVIGAEIGGAVKNVLAIACGVVEGAGLGQNARAALIARGFAEMTRFGLARGSRAETLAGLSGLGDLVLTCSSTSSRNFSLGLGLGQGRKAAELMADRRTVAEGAFTAPVLCAAAAAADVAMPVSEAVAALLAGAEVGAVIGTLLARPLTREHA
- the tsaD gene encoding tRNA (adenosine(37)-N6)-threonylcarbamoyltransferase complex transferase subunit TsaD, giving the protein MTKLILGLESSCDETAAAIVTSDRRVLSHRLAGQEAAHRPYGGVVPEIAARAHVEALIPLVEGALADAGVTLADVDAVAATAGPGLIGGVMVGLVTGKALAHAAGKPLVAVNHLEGHALSPRLADPDLDFPYLLLLVSGGHCQLLLVEGVARYRRLATTIDDAAGEAFDKTAKILGLGFPGGPAVERAAALGNPKAVPLPRPLKGSAEPHFSFAGLKSAVVRAHAAGTWSPEDLAASFQAAVVDCLIDRTARALHRAEDATALVVAGGVAANGAVRASLLKLANDNALRFVAPPLWLCTDNAAMIAWAGAERFAAGLTDPLDMPARPRWPLDPSAEAVRGAGVKA